From the genome of Hymenobacter sp. PAMC 26628, one region includes:
- a CDS encoding response regulator: protein MKILVVDDEPDVPLLFEQRFRHEISSGALAFAFAHSGAEALEYLQQAHHYSEVVLILSDINMPGMSGLELLRRIKLAHAVPPPAVMMVTAYGDADSYRQAMQLGAQDFLTKPLNFADLRQKLAPLQAA from the coding sequence ATGAAAATCCTGGTAGTTGACGACGAGCCCGACGTGCCGCTGCTGTTTGAGCAGCGCTTCCGTCACGAAATCAGCAGCGGGGCCCTAGCGTTTGCCTTTGCCCACTCGGGCGCGGAGGCGCTGGAATATTTGCAGCAGGCCCACCACTACTCGGAGGTGGTACTGATTCTGTCCGACATCAACATGCCCGGCATGAGCGGGCTGGAGCTGCTGCGGCGCATCAAGCTGGCCCACGCCGTGCCCCCGCCCGCCGTGATGATGGTCACGGCCTACGGCGACGCCGACAGCTACCGCCAGGCCATGCAGCTGGGGGCCCAGGATTTCCTCACCAAGCCGCTCAACTTTGCCGACCTGCGGCAAAAACTCGCCCCGCTGCAAGCCGCCTAA